In Deinococcus sp. QL22, the following are encoded in one genomic region:
- a CDS encoding VC0807 family protein, translating to MSDPTSSPAVTPKARARVPKTVWDLVFTLVIPILILSPNILGSGVSVADTVFGGGTTGNVRAYLLAALIPVVYVLWDLLVNRNVSPVALIGGAGAIFSGALAFWYVDGFWYAIKDSARSYLTGILFLISAATSVPLFRVFLDASSIGETPEHRAATQQAMRDPAVHKGLALGTVVFAVFDLIGGVINSVVNYQRVVAKFGSDAFNGQIAEVNALMRVPSLVLSLVGVFAAIWLVQRAVKARYGAEANLFEPAKLTQAMREKGELQA from the coding sequence ATGTCTGACCCTACTTCTTCACCCGCTGTGACCCCCAAAGCGCGGGCGCGGGTGCCCAAAACCGTGTGGGATCTGGTGTTTACGCTGGTTATTCCGATCCTGATTCTGAGTCCTAATATTCTGGGCAGCGGCGTCAGCGTGGCCGATACGGTGTTTGGCGGCGGCACCACCGGTAACGTCCGTGCCTACTTGCTGGCCGCCCTGATCCCGGTGGTCTATGTGCTGTGGGATTTGCTGGTCAACCGTAACGTCAGCCCGGTGGCCCTCATTGGCGGGGCGGGCGCAATCTTCAGCGGCGCGTTGGCCTTCTGGTACGTCGATGGGTTCTGGTACGCCATCAAAGACAGCGCCCGCTCTTACCTCACCGGCATTCTGTTCCTCATTTCGGCGGCTACCAGTGTGCCCCTGTTCCGCGTGTTTCTGGATGCCAGCAGCATCGGAGAAACGCCCGAACACCGCGCCGCCACGCAGCAGGCCATGCGCGACCCTGCGGTTCACAAGGGCTTGGCGCTGGGCACCGTCGTATTTGCCGTGTTCGACCTGATTGGCGGCGTCATCAACAGCGTCGTGAACTATCAGCGGGTGGTCGCCAAATTCGGCTCGGACGCCTTTAACGGCCAGATTGCCGAGGTGAATGCGCTGATGCGGGTGCCCTCGTTGGTACTCAGCTTGGTGGGCGTGTTTGCCGCCATATGGCTGGTGCAGCGTGCCGTCAAGGCCCGCTACGGCGCAGAGGCCAACCTGTTTGAACCCGCCAAACTGACTCAGGCCATGCGCGAAAAGGGCGAATTGCAGGCCTAA
- a CDS encoding metallophosphoesterase — protein MMRLAILADLHANLAATLAVHADVQRRGISEVWVLGDLVGKGPRPKEVVEWTEAHASRVIQGNWDARVAGATNRPQDLWPRSRLTPGQLSYLGALPYGIEEQFSGAWWRFVHASSRGLFHRLYPHSSLAEQLDAFLPNSQYGLAQHADALVYADVHEALMLDVEGRPLINCGSVGNPLDSTLPCYLILEFDPHSPAHSATFVRLTYDRDEEIGAAEASGMPFTREYIAELLTGAYQKRRARTGE, from the coding sequence ATGATGCGTCTAGCCATTCTCGCGGACCTGCACGCCAACCTGGCGGCAACATTAGCGGTCCACGCGGACGTGCAGCGGCGCGGTATTTCTGAAGTGTGGGTATTAGGAGACTTGGTGGGCAAGGGCCCGCGCCCAAAGGAAGTGGTGGAGTGGACAGAGGCCCACGCCTCGCGCGTGATTCAGGGCAACTGGGACGCAAGGGTGGCGGGGGCCACCAACCGCCCGCAAGACCTGTGGCCGCGCAGCCGCCTCACGCCGGGGCAACTGTCTTACCTTGGAGCATTGCCCTACGGCATAGAGGAACAGTTTAGCGGCGCGTGGTGGCGGTTCGTGCATGCCAGCAGCCGGGGCCTGTTTCACCGCCTGTACCCTCACAGCAGCCTTGCCGAGCAACTGGACGCCTTTTTACCCAACAGCCAGTATGGACTGGCCCAACACGCCGACGCCCTCGTGTACGCCGATGTGCATGAAGCCCTGATGCTGGATGTGGAAGGCCGCCCGCTGATCAACTGCGGCAGTGTGGGCAACCCGCTGGACAGCACTCTCCCCTGCTACCTGATTCTGGAATTCGACCCCCACAGTCCGGCCCACAGCGCAACTTTTGTGCGCCTGACCTATGACCGGGATGAAGAAATTGGAGCTGCAGAGGCCAGCGGCATGCCCTTTACACGGGAGTACATAGCCGAGCTGCTGACCGGGGCATACCAGAAACGGCGGGCGAGAACGGGGGAGTAG